In a single window of the Pieris rapae chromosome 9, ilPieRapa1.1, whole genome shotgun sequence genome:
- the LOC110999375 gene encoding protein enabled isoform X1, giving the protein MRRAKMNVNPDLGDLEEMLAHVQTQIEQEIDMEKENKMPSIINVQESPKMKRNGSFNRSESLEYRRPPRPTRLNGDGPQSLEYRNGDYGTTNSVKGSQSSLKSNDDSQVSFQSFRSEPVQRHSVLSLQDKRDASMNGWSKTATLPRGYGSTKEKNWEEYWSHEQSISSARASVMVYDDSLKRWIPSGSSSGLSKVHIYHHTQHNTFRVVGRKLNDHEVVINCGIVRGLKYNQATATFHQWRDARHVYGLNFSCREDADSFARAMMHTLEVLANKVSNNSAPPPPQQPNPPGPYNGHNNTHYDEDMGYRTMTREDAAMLQQPQYHAPHLQHQLPQHQPIPHQPQPVPVQHQQHPMTPQHQVAHPQINHQAQHQPIPPPSQYHAPHHHTTGPAVQSAPTPPPHGVHTLPHAPHAPPTHSHHRTNSAPMPPNMSLTPASGSTAPPPVPPHQNLPPTANGPVAPPTPPAAPQPPPMLQQQPPPAPPAPPPAAAPAPPPPPPPPGGAVASPPPPPPQPQPPVADPTGLAAQLQQARLKRQAKQANTEVASPPGGNSGGSAGSTDHSSSSSGRASLHCMMHEMQRTLARRRAHLDKAEETSVDNSVNSTPMKSWERSATLPHRLPAACNGNTPSAESPAQPQPQSPRSVRKRFGSASEETILKQVNGTEGGCVSAAEWEGFKQELMREVKTQLTQMKREILDAMKAEFARR; this is encoded by the exons ATGCGTCGGGCCAAAATGAATGTGAACCCTGACTTGGGTGATTTGGAGGAGATGCTTGCTCATGTGCAAACGCAGATTGAACAGGAGATTGATATGGAGAAGGAAAACAAGATGCCGTCAATTATCAACGTTCAAGAATCGCCGAAGATGAAGAGGAATGGATCTTTCAACCGATCTGAGAGTTTAGAATACCGGCGTCCCCCACGCCCTACGAGGTTAAATGGAGATGGACCTCAGTCTTTGGAGTACAGAAATGGTGATTATGGTACCACCAATAGTGTTAAAGGATCCCAAAGCAGCTTGAAGTCGAACGACGACTCTCAGGTGTCCTTCCAGTCTTTTCGTTCGGAGCCTGTGCAGCGTCACTCGGTTCTGAGTCTTCAGGATAAAAGGGATGCTTCCATGAATGGATGGTCTAAAACTGCGACTTTGCCGAGAGGATATGGATCcactaaagaaaaaaattgggAAGAGTATTGGTCACA CGAGCAGTCGATAAGCAGCGCGCGCGCATCGGTAATGGTGTACGATGACTCACTCAAACGCTGGATTCCCTCCGGCTCCAGCTCGGGGCTGTCCAAGGTCCACATCTATCATCACACCCAACACAACACCTTCAGAGTGGTGGGGAGGAAGCTGAATGATCATGAG gtgGTGATAAACTGCGGCATCGTTCGAGGCCTAAAGTACAACCAGGCGACCGCCACATTCCACCAATGGCGCGACGCGAGACACGTCTACGGGCTGAACTTCTCCTGTCGCGAGGACGCTGACAGCTTCGCTAGAGCCATGATGCACACCCTGGAG GTGTTAGCGAACAAAGTCAGCAATAACTCCGCGCCGCCCCCGCCACAGCAGCCTAACCCTCCCGGGCCTTACAATGGACACAATAACACGCACTACGACGAAGATATGGGGTACAG AACAATGACCCGAGAAGATGCGGCCATGCTCCAACAGCCTCAATACCACGCTCCTCATCTTCAGCACCAGCTCCCACAGCATCAACCGATTCCACATCAGCcg CAACCGGTGCCAGTGCAGCATCAGCAGCACCCGATGACCCCTCAGCACCAGGTAGCTCATCCTCAGATCAACCACCAGGCGCAGCACCAGCCCATCCCACCGCCCAGCCAGTACCACGCCCCTCATCATCACACC ACGGGTCCAGCCGTGCAATCTGCGCCCACTCCGCCGCCCCACGGTGTGCACACGCTGCCCCATGCCCCACACGCGCCGCCCACGCACTCGCACCATCGCACTAACAG TGCCCCCATGCCCCCAAACATGTCCCTTACTCCAGCGAGTGGTTCAACGGCACCACCCCCAGTGCCACCTCATCAGAATCTACCACCGACGGctaat GGTCCCGTTGCCCCACCGACGCCACCAGCAGCACCACAGCCGCCACCAATG CTCCAACAGCAGCCGCCGCCGGCACCTCCGGCGCCCCCTCCGGCCGCGGCCCCGGCCCCACCTCCGCCTCCTCCTCCACCAGGGGGAGCAGTGGCCTCTCctccgccgccgccgccgcagCCGCAGCCCCCAGTCGCTGACCCCACGGGGCTAGCCGCGCAACTGCAGCAGGCGAGACTGAAAAGACAGGCTAAG CAAGCCAACACAGAAGTGGCGTCGCCGCCGGGAGGCAACAGCGGGGGCAGCGCAGGGAGCACCGACCATTCCTCTTCATCATCAGGTCGAGCCAGCCTCCACTGCATGATGCACGAGATGCAGCGCACTCTTGCCAGGAGAAGGGCGCATCTCGATAAAGCTGAG GAAACATCGGTAGATAACTCGGTGAACTCCACCCCTATGAAGAGTTGGGAGCGATCTGCGACGTTGCCGCACCGACTTCCCGCCGCATGTAATGGCAACACTC CGAGTGCCGAGTCTCCTGCGCAGCCGCAACCCCAATCACCTAGATCTGTACGGAAACGGTTCGGATCGGCCAGCGAAGAAACCATACTTAAg CAAGTCAACGGAACCGAAGGTGGCTGCGTGTCAGCAGCTGAGTGGGAGGGCTTCAAGCAAGAGCTGATGAGGGAAGTCAAGACGCAGCTCACGCAGATGAAACGCGAAATACTTGACG CGATGAAAGCTGAGTTCGCTCGCAGATAA
- the LOC110999375 gene encoding protein enabled isoform X2, giving the protein MRRAKMNVNPDLGDLEEMLAHVQTQIEQEIDMEKENKMPSIINVQESPKMKRNGSFNRSESLEYRRPPRPTRLNGDGPQSLEYRNGDYGTTNSVKGSQSSLKSNDDSQVSFQSFRSEPVQRHSVLSLQDKRDASMNGWSKTATLPRGYGSTKEKNWEEYWSHEQSISSARASVMVYDDSLKRWIPSGSSSGLSKVHIYHHTQHNTFRVVGRKLNDHEVVINCGIVRGLKYNQATATFHQWRDARHVYGLNFSCREDADSFARAMMHTLEVLANKVSNNSAPPPPQQPNPPGPYNGHNNTHYDEDMGTMTREDAAMLQQPQYHAPHLQHQLPQHQPIPHQPQPVPVQHQQHPMTPQHQVAHPQINHQAQHQPIPPPSQYHAPHHHTTGPAVQSAPTPPPHGVHTLPHAPHAPPTHSHHRTNSAPMPPNMSLTPASGSTAPPPVPPHQNLPPTANGPVAPPTPPAAPQPPPMLQQQPPPAPPAPPPAAAPAPPPPPPPPGGAVASPPPPPPQPQPPVADPTGLAAQLQQARLKRQAKQANTEVASPPGGNSGGSAGSTDHSSSSSGRASLHCMMHEMQRTLARRRAHLDKAEETSVDNSVNSTPMKSWERSATLPHRLPAACNGNTPSAESPAQPQPQSPRSVRKRFGSASEETILKQVNGTEGGCVSAAEWEGFKQELMREVKTQLTQMKREILDAMKAEFARR; this is encoded by the exons ATGCGTCGGGCCAAAATGAATGTGAACCCTGACTTGGGTGATTTGGAGGAGATGCTTGCTCATGTGCAAACGCAGATTGAACAGGAGATTGATATGGAGAAGGAAAACAAGATGCCGTCAATTATCAACGTTCAAGAATCGCCGAAGATGAAGAGGAATGGATCTTTCAACCGATCTGAGAGTTTAGAATACCGGCGTCCCCCACGCCCTACGAGGTTAAATGGAGATGGACCTCAGTCTTTGGAGTACAGAAATGGTGATTATGGTACCACCAATAGTGTTAAAGGATCCCAAAGCAGCTTGAAGTCGAACGACGACTCTCAGGTGTCCTTCCAGTCTTTTCGTTCGGAGCCTGTGCAGCGTCACTCGGTTCTGAGTCTTCAGGATAAAAGGGATGCTTCCATGAATGGATGGTCTAAAACTGCGACTTTGCCGAGAGGATATGGATCcactaaagaaaaaaattgggAAGAGTATTGGTCACA CGAGCAGTCGATAAGCAGCGCGCGCGCATCGGTAATGGTGTACGATGACTCACTCAAACGCTGGATTCCCTCCGGCTCCAGCTCGGGGCTGTCCAAGGTCCACATCTATCATCACACCCAACACAACACCTTCAGAGTGGTGGGGAGGAAGCTGAATGATCATGAG gtgGTGATAAACTGCGGCATCGTTCGAGGCCTAAAGTACAACCAGGCGACCGCCACATTCCACCAATGGCGCGACGCGAGACACGTCTACGGGCTGAACTTCTCCTGTCGCGAGGACGCTGACAGCTTCGCTAGAGCCATGATGCACACCCTGGAG GTGTTAGCGAACAAAGTCAGCAATAACTCCGCGCCGCCCCCGCCACAGCAGCCTAACCCTCCCGGGCCTTACAATGGACACAATAACACGCACTACGACGAAGATATGGG AACAATGACCCGAGAAGATGCGGCCATGCTCCAACAGCCTCAATACCACGCTCCTCATCTTCAGCACCAGCTCCCACAGCATCAACCGATTCCACATCAGCcg CAACCGGTGCCAGTGCAGCATCAGCAGCACCCGATGACCCCTCAGCACCAGGTAGCTCATCCTCAGATCAACCACCAGGCGCAGCACCAGCCCATCCCACCGCCCAGCCAGTACCACGCCCCTCATCATCACACC ACGGGTCCAGCCGTGCAATCTGCGCCCACTCCGCCGCCCCACGGTGTGCACACGCTGCCCCATGCCCCACACGCGCCGCCCACGCACTCGCACCATCGCACTAACAG TGCCCCCATGCCCCCAAACATGTCCCTTACTCCAGCGAGTGGTTCAACGGCACCACCCCCAGTGCCACCTCATCAGAATCTACCACCGACGGctaat GGTCCCGTTGCCCCACCGACGCCACCAGCAGCACCACAGCCGCCACCAATG CTCCAACAGCAGCCGCCGCCGGCACCTCCGGCGCCCCCTCCGGCCGCGGCCCCGGCCCCACCTCCGCCTCCTCCTCCACCAGGGGGAGCAGTGGCCTCTCctccgccgccgccgccgcagCCGCAGCCCCCAGTCGCTGACCCCACGGGGCTAGCCGCGCAACTGCAGCAGGCGAGACTGAAAAGACAGGCTAAG CAAGCCAACACAGAAGTGGCGTCGCCGCCGGGAGGCAACAGCGGGGGCAGCGCAGGGAGCACCGACCATTCCTCTTCATCATCAGGTCGAGCCAGCCTCCACTGCATGATGCACGAGATGCAGCGCACTCTTGCCAGGAGAAGGGCGCATCTCGATAAAGCTGAG GAAACATCGGTAGATAACTCGGTGAACTCCACCCCTATGAAGAGTTGGGAGCGATCTGCGACGTTGCCGCACCGACTTCCCGCCGCATGTAATGGCAACACTC CGAGTGCCGAGTCTCCTGCGCAGCCGCAACCCCAATCACCTAGATCTGTACGGAAACGGTTCGGATCGGCCAGCGAAGAAACCATACTTAAg CAAGTCAACGGAACCGAAGGTGGCTGCGTGTCAGCAGCTGAGTGGGAGGGCTTCAAGCAAGAGCTGATGAGGGAAGTCAAGACGCAGCTCACGCAGATGAAACGCGAAATACTTGACG CGATGAAAGCTGAGTTCGCTCGCAGATAA
- the LOC110999375 gene encoding protein enabled isoform X3 → MSEQSISSARASVMVYDDSLKRWIPSGSSSGLSKVHIYHHTQHNTFRVVGRKLNDHEVVINCGIVRGLKYNQATATFHQWRDARHVYGLNFSCREDADSFARAMMHTLEVLANKVSNNSAPPPPQQPNPPGPYNGHNNTHYDEDMGYRTMTREDAAMLQQPQYHAPHLQHQLPQHQPIPHQPQPVPVQHQQHPMTPQHQVAHPQINHQAQHQPIPPPSQYHAPHHHTTGPAVQSAPTPPPHGVHTLPHAPHAPPTHSHHRTNSAPMPPNMSLTPASGSTAPPPVPPHQNLPPTANGPVAPPTPPAAPQPPPMLQQQPPPAPPAPPPAAAPAPPPPPPPPGGAVASPPPPPPQPQPPVADPTGLAAQLQQARLKRQAKQANTEVASPPGGNSGGSAGSTDHSSSSSGRASLHCMMHEMQRTLARRRAHLDKAEETSVDNSVNSTPMKSWERSATLPHRLPAACNGNTPSAESPAQPQPQSPRSVRKRFGSASEETILKQVNGTEGGCVSAAEWEGFKQELMREVKTQLTQMKREILDAMKAEFARR, encoded by the exons CGAGCAGTCGATAAGCAGCGCGCGCGCATCGGTAATGGTGTACGATGACTCACTCAAACGCTGGATTCCCTCCGGCTCCAGCTCGGGGCTGTCCAAGGTCCACATCTATCATCACACCCAACACAACACCTTCAGAGTGGTGGGGAGGAAGCTGAATGATCATGAG gtgGTGATAAACTGCGGCATCGTTCGAGGCCTAAAGTACAACCAGGCGACCGCCACATTCCACCAATGGCGCGACGCGAGACACGTCTACGGGCTGAACTTCTCCTGTCGCGAGGACGCTGACAGCTTCGCTAGAGCCATGATGCACACCCTGGAG GTGTTAGCGAACAAAGTCAGCAATAACTCCGCGCCGCCCCCGCCACAGCAGCCTAACCCTCCCGGGCCTTACAATGGACACAATAACACGCACTACGACGAAGATATGGGGTACAG AACAATGACCCGAGAAGATGCGGCCATGCTCCAACAGCCTCAATACCACGCTCCTCATCTTCAGCACCAGCTCCCACAGCATCAACCGATTCCACATCAGCcg CAACCGGTGCCAGTGCAGCATCAGCAGCACCCGATGACCCCTCAGCACCAGGTAGCTCATCCTCAGATCAACCACCAGGCGCAGCACCAGCCCATCCCACCGCCCAGCCAGTACCACGCCCCTCATCATCACACC ACGGGTCCAGCCGTGCAATCTGCGCCCACTCCGCCGCCCCACGGTGTGCACACGCTGCCCCATGCCCCACACGCGCCGCCCACGCACTCGCACCATCGCACTAACAG TGCCCCCATGCCCCCAAACATGTCCCTTACTCCAGCGAGTGGTTCAACGGCACCACCCCCAGTGCCACCTCATCAGAATCTACCACCGACGGctaat GGTCCCGTTGCCCCACCGACGCCACCAGCAGCACCACAGCCGCCACCAATG CTCCAACAGCAGCCGCCGCCGGCACCTCCGGCGCCCCCTCCGGCCGCGGCCCCGGCCCCACCTCCGCCTCCTCCTCCACCAGGGGGAGCAGTGGCCTCTCctccgccgccgccgccgcagCCGCAGCCCCCAGTCGCTGACCCCACGGGGCTAGCCGCGCAACTGCAGCAGGCGAGACTGAAAAGACAGGCTAAG CAAGCCAACACAGAAGTGGCGTCGCCGCCGGGAGGCAACAGCGGGGGCAGCGCAGGGAGCACCGACCATTCCTCTTCATCATCAGGTCGAGCCAGCCTCCACTGCATGATGCACGAGATGCAGCGCACTCTTGCCAGGAGAAGGGCGCATCTCGATAAAGCTGAG GAAACATCGGTAGATAACTCGGTGAACTCCACCCCTATGAAGAGTTGGGAGCGATCTGCGACGTTGCCGCACCGACTTCCCGCCGCATGTAATGGCAACACTC CGAGTGCCGAGTCTCCTGCGCAGCCGCAACCCCAATCACCTAGATCTGTACGGAAACGGTTCGGATCGGCCAGCGAAGAAACCATACTTAAg CAAGTCAACGGAACCGAAGGTGGCTGCGTGTCAGCAGCTGAGTGGGAGGGCTTCAAGCAAGAGCTGATGAGGGAAGTCAAGACGCAGCTCACGCAGATGAAACGCGAAATACTTGACG CGATGAAAGCTGAGTTCGCTCGCAGATAA